The Candidatus Krumholzibacteriia bacterium DNA window TTCGCGCTGCTGTCGCAGGCACCGGCCTTGGCCATCGCGGTCTCGGCCTTGGCGGTCTCGGCCTTGGCGGTCTTGCTGCTACAGTCACCGGCGAACGCCGAGGTGGCCATGAAGCCGACGACGAGCGTCGACAGGGCCAGGATCTTCATCGTGCGCATGGTCGATCGAACCTTCCGGGCGGGGGATCTCATGACGTCATCGAACCAGGGGATGATGCAGGTGCATCATGCACGCGGGTCAATATACGCGATTCCTCCGGAGCGGGTGTCAACAGATCGTCAGGGAAACGTCACCTGTCGGCCTCGGCGTGGGCCGATCAGGCCTTCCGCGCGACCACGAGATGAGCGATTCCGAATGTCTGTGGACGGACCAGCGGCTCCGGCTCGAAGCCCGCAGCGCTCAGACGGCGCCTGAATTCGGCAACGGTGACGAATCGACCCATGGACGAGGGCAGGTACGCGTAGGCCTCGGGAGCTCCGCCCACGATCCGGCCGAGCGCCGGCACGACCCGCGACAGATAGAAGGACACGGGCGCTTCCATCCATGCCCGGCGCACACGGAAGAACTCGAGCACCAGGAGCTGCCCTCCGGGACGGAGCACACGGGCGATATCGGCCAGGCCCTGGTCGAGGGAGCCCAGGTTCCGTAGGCCGAAGGCCACCATGACGGCGTCGAAGGAGCCATCGGCGAAGGGCAGGCGCTGCGTGTCGGCGGCGAGCACCCGTGCCGTACGGGCCAGGCGGTTGTTCGCGACACCGGCCTCGAGCATCGGCACGCAGAAATCGCTGGCCACATGGCGCTCACCGCGGCCCATGCGAGCAGCCGTGAGCACGAGCTCGCCGGTCCCCGTGCAGGCATCGAGAACGTCGTGGGCGTCCGCGTCGATCGAGCGCACCAGCCGTTCGCGCCAGCGCGCGTCGAGTCCCAGGCTGAGCAGCCCGTTCATGCGGTCGTACACGCCAGCGATCCCTGCGAACATGTCGCGGATCTGACGGTCGTGGACCTCGGCCCGCTGGCCGGTCGTGTTGTGCGGGGTGTGGTCGGTCATCGACGGCCCGGGACGGGGAGCGGCTCGACCGCAGTAGCGTAGCCGCCGCGGCAGTCGCCCGCCACACGACCCGAGTCTCCGGGTGGCGACCGGACCACGAGCTGGTGTACGCTTGTCCGCCTGTCTGCCACGCCCACCACCGCGCGCCCACTCCATGATCCGCGACGTCGAAACACTGAGCCCCCCACCGGTCCACAACCGGCTGCACCATGCCGCCGGTCTCGCGCTCCTGGCGTTGAATTCGGTCCGGCACCGTGTGCTCGGCTATCGCACGCCCCGACCGCAGTCGGCCGCCGATGCGGACGAGACCCTCCACTACGACCGCGCGGTCTTCGAGAACTGGGTTCAGCACCTGCGCGACTATCTGCAGCGGGACCCGATCCTGCCGGGGCACGCGGTGCTCGAGATCGGGCCCGGACCGGACCTGGGAACCGGCCTACTCTGGCTCGCGGCCGGTGCGGAGAGCTACACGGCCATCGACGCGCACCGCCTGGTCCCGAGCCGACGTGCCGGAGAGCTCCACCGCGCTCTCGCCGCGGGAATCGCCGGACAGGACGTGGAGCTCCTCGACCGACTGCACGACGCCATCGACGCGCTCGAGGCCGGAGACCCGGACTCCCCGCTGCGATACCGCGTGATCGAGAACTTCGACCTCGGCAGACTGCCGAAGGATCGCTACGACCTCGTGGTCAGCCATTCCGCCCTGGAACACCTCTCGCAGGTCGGGACGAGCTTCGCGCAGTTGAGCGATGCCGTGACCGATCGAGCGCACCTGGTGGCCGAGATCGACCTGCAGACCCACACCCGATGGATCCGGGACCACGATCCCCTGAACATCTACCGGTACAGCCGGAAGCTCTATCGCTCCCTGGGCTTCTCCGGGATTCCCAATCGTGTGCGGCCCGACGACTATCTCGCGCACCTGGAGCGCTCGGGCTGGTACGATCTACGGGTCTACCCGCGCCGCGTGCTCGAGATCGACTACGTGCGGCAGGTCGAACCCACACTGGCCCCGCGCTACCGGGGTGACCTCGAGCAACTGGCCTGGATGAGCATCGTGCTGTGTGCCTCTCGCCGGGGTGAGCGCAGCTGGAGGAAACCCGCGGCGTGACCACGACGACCGACCCGACTCTCCTGCCCGCCGACCTCGCCCCGACGCGCGTGCGCTGGTCGTGGAACATCGCGGTCCTGCTGATGACGATCGCCCTCTCGTTCGCGTTCTACGGGATCGCTCTCGACAACCCCTTCTGGCACGCCGAGGACTTCGAGGTCGTCCGCACGGCCCGTACGATCGACGCCGACCCCTCGGTCCTGCTGCGCAACGACGTGGTCGAGCGCCACCACCCCGTCCCGCTGGGGTTGTTCTGGCTCGAGTACCGCCTCTTCGGCGCCGAGCCCGTGGGGTGGTACGCGACCAACCTCCTTCTGCACGGGATCAACGCCTTTCTCGTGTACTGGCTGGTCACCGCCCTCCTCTACGACCGCCGCATCGCGATCCTGGCCGGAGTGCTGTTCGCGGTGGGGGTGGGGAGCTACGGGAAAGC harbors:
- a CDS encoding ubiquinone/menaquinone biosynthesis methyltransferase; translation: MTDHTPHNTTGQRAEVHDRQIRDMFAGIAGVYDRMNGLLSLGLDARWRERLVRSIDADAHDVLDACTGTGELVLTAARMGRGERHVASDFCVPMLEAGVANNRLARTARVLAADTQRLPFADGSFDAVMVAFGLRNLGSLDQGLADIARVLRPGGQLLVLEFFRVRRAWMEAPVSFYLSRVVPALGRIVGGAPEAYAYLPSSMGRFVTVAEFRRRLSAAGFEPEPLVRPQTFGIAHLVVARKA